Proteins from one Gimesia maris genomic window:
- a CDS encoding HlyD family secretion protein, with amino-acid sequence MPSELLDDYQVQDHLHEHQSTFGVRAIFILFIALAGGILCAQWVRGARVETYVGSLQAPKTIITANNDAIIQEIYVQEGQTVSSGETILTLYDRNLEKSWKSKQQELVMLESELEQSKAKSEVELALRNKEIESDVFNAKLKSSQYLKEKYIHQITNLAWQDFLQDYDSISSNGSNEDVFRSLVYESRLPDENRITAMLRQESARNSAEVFAARVKLCEDQMEELKAIQRKLPAQIRVAMGVEVIKNRLDRVKQELKQLESQRDALQLKAGRYGTVGIFACEKGDPVKKGTPIVELFDKEHPHLVVEVPSRKISLFDEGKEVKIMFSGNLKGKGTIQRISEQAILQPGSTESIILVYVAPAGPLWPEFPMGTTVDVMLEK; translated from the coding sequence ATGCCTTCTGAATTATTAGATGACTATCAGGTACAGGACCATTTGCACGAGCACCAATCGACATTTGGAGTTCGGGCGATTTTCATATTATTCATAGCTCTAGCGGGTGGAATTCTTTGTGCCCAGTGGGTGCGTGGCGCTCGAGTGGAAACCTATGTGGGTTCATTGCAGGCCCCTAAGACCATCATCACAGCGAATAACGACGCTATCATTCAGGAAATTTATGTCCAGGAAGGCCAAACGGTTTCCAGCGGAGAAACTATTTTGACGCTGTATGACAGAAACCTTGAGAAGAGCTGGAAGTCGAAACAGCAGGAACTGGTGATGCTGGAGTCTGAGCTGGAACAGTCGAAGGCGAAAAGCGAAGTCGAACTGGCTTTACGTAATAAAGAAATCGAGTCAGATGTCTTTAATGCGAAGTTGAAATCCTCTCAGTATCTCAAAGAAAAATATATTCATCAGATAACCAATCTGGCCTGGCAGGATTTCCTGCAAGATTACGATTCCATTTCGAGTAACGGGTCAAATGAGGATGTCTTTCGCTCACTGGTGTATGAAAGCCGGTTGCCTGATGAAAATAGAATCACAGCGATGCTGCGGCAGGAGTCTGCCCGGAATTCAGCTGAAGTTTTTGCGGCACGCGTCAAGCTTTGTGAAGATCAGATGGAAGAGTTGAAAGCAATTCAGCGGAAACTCCCAGCTCAAATTCGTGTTGCCATGGGAGTGGAAGTCATTAAAAACCGTCTGGATCGCGTAAAACAGGAATTGAAACAACTGGAATCACAGCGAGATGCTTTACAGCTGAAAGCCGGCAGATATGGAACTGTTGGAATCTTTGCCTGTGAAAAAGGGGATCCTGTTAAGAAAGGGACCCCGATTGTGGAACTCTTTGATAAAGAGCATCCCCACCTGGTCGTCGAAGTACCTTCCCGGAAAATCAGCCTGTTTGACGAGGGGAAAGAAGTCAAAATCATGTTTTCAGGTAATTTGAAAGGGAAAGGTACCATCCAGAGGATTTCAGAGCAGGCAATTCTACAGCCTGGTTCCACTGAAAGTATCATTCTGGTTTATGTTGCACCCGCCGGACCTCTCTGGCCCGAATTTCCAATGGGGACTACTGTCGATGTCATGTTAGAGAAATAA
- a CDS encoding orotidine 5'-phosphate decarboxylase / HUMPS family protein, which produces MKPIVQISLDLTNIEEALETAAMAMRAGVDWLEAGTPLILAEGLNCVRELRRNFPETPIVADLKTMDGGYLEAEMMAQAGATHVVVMSRAHEETIHCVVQAGKDHGVKVMGDNLADDMVHAARRLEDLGCDFVIHHVGYDERRGIAARGERMPSPLDQLKEVVAAVSVPVQAVGGLSLEQAIQTPEYGAPLVVLGAPLTIDADSFKTASGNLEDSLRLICEKVHAYGDIAIGGQK; this is translated from the coding sequence ATGAAGCCGATTGTACAAATCTCGCTGGATCTGACTAACATTGAAGAGGCTTTGGAGACGGCGGCGATGGCAATGAGAGCCGGAGTTGACTGGTTGGAAGCAGGCACCCCCTTGATCCTTGCAGAGGGTCTGAATTGTGTGAGAGAACTGCGCAGAAATTTTCCGGAAACACCCATCGTTGCGGATCTCAAAACAATGGACGGCGGCTATCTGGAAGCGGAAATGATGGCCCAAGCCGGAGCAACTCATGTAGTCGTCATGTCGCGCGCACACGAAGAAACCATTCACTGTGTCGTGCAGGCAGGAAAAGATCATGGCGTAAAAGTGATGGGCGACAATCTGGCAGATGATATGGTTCACGCTGCCAGAAGATTGGAAGATCTGGGCTGTGACTTTGTGATTCACCATGTCGGCTACGATGAACGTCGCGGGATTGCTGCTCGGGGCGAACGGATGCCTAGCCCTCTCGATCAACTGAAAGAAGTTGTCGCAGCTGTCAGCGTTCCAGTACAGGCCGTTGGTGGTCTTTCCCTGGAACAGGCGATCCAGACGCCCGAGTATGGTGCACCACTCGTTGTGCTGGGAGCCCCACTGACCATTGACGCAGATTCATTCAAAACAGCGAGTGGTAACCTGGAAGACTCGTTAAGACTGATTTGTGAAAAAGTACACGCATACGGTGACATCGCCATCGGAGGTCAAAAATGA
- a CDS encoding zinc-binding dehydrogenase gives MNQTELTQTAVVNYAPEANSVELQEIPVPEIGPDEVLLEVAAVGVCGSDLHQWTADHSWPVNYPVVLGHEFAGKIFKTGGLIQNWSEGDRVVSETAAIIDPDNPLSREGRYNLDPTRKGFGYGVNGAMTSFVRVPARCLHRVPDSLPLEKAALTEPCCVAFNAVVMNGEIQPGDRIVVFGPGPIGLLCAAMARLQGAEVAVVGLERDKERLEIAERSYGCQPVIEGLDDWAYEVDGLGVNGVVDAAGVSVTLKKSLEIVRPGGWISKVGWGPQPLGFSLDPLVQKNIRLQGSFSHNWPIWERVIRLLTTGQLNIEPIIGGTWSLSEWHTAFETMHSGEIVKAVLTP, from the coding sequence ATGAATCAGACTGAATTAACGCAAACAGCTGTCGTCAACTATGCCCCGGAAGCCAATTCCGTTGAACTGCAGGAGATCCCCGTACCGGAAATCGGCCCGGACGAAGTACTGCTGGAAGTCGCCGCGGTTGGTGTCTGCGGCAGCGACCTGCATCAGTGGACGGCAGATCACAGCTGGCCTGTGAATTATCCGGTGGTACTCGGACATGAATTTGCCGGCAAGATTTTCAAAACAGGTGGTCTTATTCAAAACTGGTCCGAGGGAGATCGTGTTGTGAGTGAGACGGCAGCAATTATCGATCCTGACAACCCGCTGTCTCGTGAAGGCCGCTATAATCTGGATCCCACCCGTAAAGGATTCGGTTATGGAGTAAACGGCGCCATGACCAGTTTTGTACGAGTACCCGCACGTTGCCTGCATCGCGTTCCCGATAGTTTACCACTGGAAAAAGCGGCCCTTACCGAACCCTGTTGTGTCGCCTTCAATGCAGTTGTGATGAACGGTGAAATTCAACCCGGCGATCGCATCGTGGTTTTCGGTCCAGGACCTATAGGCTTACTCTGTGCTGCCATGGCGCGGCTGCAGGGAGCTGAAGTCGCCGTAGTCGGACTTGAGCGTGATAAGGAACGCCTCGAAATTGCTGAGCGATCTTATGGATGTCAGCCAGTCATCGAAGGACTTGACGACTGGGCTTACGAAGTAGACGGACTGGGAGTCAATGGCGTTGTCGATGCCGCCGGTGTATCAGTCACGTTGAAAAAGTCGCTGGAAATTGTCCGTCCAGGTGGCTGGATCAGCAAGGTGGGCTGGGGACCACAACCTTTAGGGTTCTCTCTTGATCCGCTCGTACAGAAAAATATTCGACTGCAAGGCAGCTTCAGCCATAACTGGCCGATCTGGGAGCGAGTGATTCGCCTGTTGACCACAGGTCAGTTGAATATCGAACCAATTATCGGTGGAACCTGGTCTCTCAGTGAATGGCATACGGCTTTTGAAACCATGCACTCAGGTGAGATTGTGAAAGCCGTCCTGACACCGTAA
- a CDS encoding sugar phosphate isomerase/epimerase family protein: MPKLAAFPKAFMDELCLSGEITLHQWIDLAATLDIDGLEFYAGFLEMKDRNFWPEAKKMASDQGLEIPMMCCSPDFTHPDEAFRNEQIEREKFWMEMTAALGGKYCRVLSGQRRPEVSREEGIQYAVSSIEACLPLAEELGLTLIIENHYKDNYWDYPEFAQMADVFCDLVSRIDSPFFGVNYDPSNTILAGEDPLELLERIKHRVVTMHASDRYLTEGTIEDLRKEENSLGYASRLSHGVIGKGLNDYDTIFSQLKQVGFDSWVSIEDGVNGMEDLEESVAFLRAKITQYWP; the protein is encoded by the coding sequence ATGCCAAAACTCGCTGCATTTCCCAAAGCCTTTATGGACGAACTATGCCTTTCAGGAGAGATCACACTACACCAGTGGATTGATCTGGCAGCCACTCTTGATATTGACGGGCTGGAGTTCTACGCCGGCTTTCTGGAAATGAAAGACAGGAATTTCTGGCCGGAAGCCAAAAAGATGGCCAGCGATCAGGGACTGGAAATTCCCATGATGTGTTGTTCACCCGACTTTACACACCCTGATGAGGCGTTTCGGAACGAACAGATCGAGCGTGAAAAGTTCTGGATGGAAATGACGGCAGCACTCGGTGGAAAATATTGTCGAGTGCTTTCTGGTCAACGCAGGCCTGAAGTTTCCCGGGAAGAGGGGATACAATATGCCGTCTCATCGATCGAAGCCTGTCTTCCACTGGCAGAAGAACTGGGACTGACTCTGATTATTGAAAACCACTACAAAGACAACTACTGGGATTATCCGGAATTTGCACAGATGGCAGATGTCTTCTGTGATCTGGTATCCCGAATCGATTCGCCATTTTTCGGCGTCAACTATGACCCCAGTAACACAATCCTGGCGGGAGAAGATCCACTGGAACTGCTGGAACGGATAAAACACCGGGTGGTCACAATGCATGCCAGCGACCGATATCTGACCGAGGGAACGATTGAAGACCTGCGCAAGGAAGAAAACAGCCTGGGTTACGCCAGTCGACTCAGTCATGGAGTGATTGGAAAAGGACTCAATGATTATGACACCATCTTCTCACAACTGAAACAGGTTGGTTTCGACAGCTGGGTCAGCATCGAAGATGGAGTCAACGGAATGGAAGATTTAGAGGAAAGTGTGGCTTTTCTCAGGGCAAAAATAACTCAATATTGGCCTTAA
- a CDS encoding HEAT repeat domain-containing protein has translation MLANIRNTIPSLLLISCVLLAPGCGGSDTSQQRTNSNPFAPANNHVAPRPSSVSPRLSQSRLGTAPETTAEIKESATPAMQSKPETPVTVVPETDLLSDIRKRTLDAEQPGVAVILRGITDINTVPVPLLQKNIQSAYLDSTEQKEKTTTVPTENGKVDFFSRDQQLVLVLNRVPKDLFAFAQKLNCGKMKEIDVQNRIITIEVQPEEINALALQQNSNSPQSDPSVKVSANSNSLKNMSDSATPKPEMKAETPVDSNKNDRDLKPQPGEDTIDWALRVISGTSSFAHDTACKKLVTMKPDSDNLARVSTVLAETLPQAKEGFRMKEHINVMSVWYTDEATLAFAKLLEEENSALVREDIIQLMPTIHSETMAEILVGRLSNRADMKDARTALKIMGTIAEKPVLRLLDDPDSSMRIQACNILQAIGTRESIDALKKRAEAEESTVVKRELEKTQEEIEKKLAAAQKIE, from the coding sequence ATGCTGGCCAACATTCGAAACACCATTCCGTCTCTGCTTCTGATTTCCTGTGTACTGCTCGCGCCTGGTTGTGGCGGATCTGACACCAGTCAGCAACGTACCAATTCCAACCCATTCGCGCCCGCAAACAATCATGTTGCGCCTCGTCCATCATCTGTTAGCCCCCGATTATCTCAATCTCGACTAGGGACGGCACCTGAAACCACGGCGGAAATAAAAGAGTCGGCAACTCCCGCCATGCAATCAAAACCAGAGACACCTGTCACTGTGGTTCCCGAAACGGACCTGTTGAGTGATATTCGCAAACGGACCCTGGATGCAGAACAGCCTGGCGTTGCCGTGATTTTACGTGGAATCACCGACATCAACACCGTTCCTGTTCCACTGCTTCAGAAAAATATACAGTCTGCTTATCTGGATTCGACGGAGCAGAAAGAGAAAACTACCACTGTTCCGACAGAAAACGGAAAGGTCGATTTTTTCAGCAGAGATCAGCAACTGGTTCTGGTATTGAACCGGGTTCCAAAAGACCTGTTTGCTTTTGCCCAGAAACTCAATTGTGGAAAAATGAAAGAGATTGATGTCCAAAACCGGATCATCACAATCGAAGTCCAACCTGAGGAGATAAATGCACTTGCACTGCAACAGAACTCGAATTCTCCGCAGTCTGACCCTTCAGTAAAAGTTTCTGCGAATTCCAACTCTCTTAAAAACATGTCCGATTCCGCTACTCCCAAACCGGAAATGAAGGCTGAAACCCCTGTCGATTCGAATAAAAATGATCGAGATTTAAAGCCACAACCAGGCGAAGATACGATCGACTGGGCACTGCGTGTGATATCTGGTACCAGCTCTTTTGCACATGATACAGCCTGTAAAAAACTGGTCACTATGAAACCGGATTCCGATAATCTTGCCAGAGTCTCTACAGTTCTGGCAGAGACTCTGCCCCAGGCAAAAGAAGGTTTCCGCATGAAAGAACATATCAACGTCATGTCGGTCTGGTATACCGACGAAGCGACACTTGCTTTTGCAAAGTTGCTTGAAGAAGAAAATTCGGCTTTAGTTCGTGAAGACATCATCCAGTTGATGCCAACCATTCACTCAGAAACAATGGCAGAAATTCTGGTCGGCCGCCTCTCCAACCGCGCAGATATGAAAGATGCACGTACAGCTCTCAAAATCATGGGAACCATCGCAGAAAAACCGGTTCTGAGATTACTGGACGATCCTGACAGTTCAATGCGAATACAGGCCTGCAATATATTACAGGCGATCGGAACCCGGGAATCGATTGATGCATTGAAAAAACGTGCCGAAGCAGAAGAGTCAACAGTCGTCAAACGCGAGCTGGAGAAAACACAGGAAGAGATTGAAAAGAAACTGGCTGCAGCTCAGAAAATAGAATGA
- the ggt gene encoding gamma-glutamyltransferase, with the protein MLCIILVIAISGTTRSGTAAEQTAGVDSKVYPNAVVAADHPLASAAGIAILKAGGNVVDAAVATSFALSVLRPASCGLGGGGFMVIWDAEQQKSMVIDYRERAPAAATPDMYSRLPGTDAQRQLASRQGPLAVAVPCNVAGLCYAVKEYGKLDLKTVMQPAILMARRGVPINDHMRSVQKSMLARMKQGKLDQKEFQPLIDEYLNHGKPWEEKARFFSPQLKVLELIAENGRAGFYEGPVADAIVATCGKQGGGILTLQDLKDTEPIIRKPLTTSFDGYQILTMPPPSSGGIAIIESFNMIDALEKQVLKHPFADLKFHSPQELHYLTEVMKHAFADRAEYLGDADFVPVPLERLTDPKYASRLAARIDAKQTKKLKDYGRYIPPKDSGTSHLSVMDAAGNAVACTETINLTFGSYVVIPKYGIVMNNEMDDFAAIPGKPNAFGLLQSKANEIEPGKKPLSSMSPTIAVKDGKAVFSAGASGGPRIISSTLQVMLNMIIFGMEPEQAVESPRIHHQWVPEDLLLEQVLYKQAGEQLKQFGHTIKKSSSLAATQAVSRQSDGLRGHSDTRKHGAAAGY; encoded by the coding sequence ATGTTATGCATAATCCTGGTGATTGCGATATCAGGGACGACACGCTCAGGAACTGCTGCAGAGCAAACCGCGGGCGTTGACTCAAAAGTGTATCCCAACGCAGTGGTCGCCGCGGATCATCCCCTGGCGAGTGCTGCGGGAATTGCCATTTTGAAGGCCGGCGGTAATGTCGTTGATGCGGCAGTAGCGACTTCTTTTGCGCTCTCCGTTCTCAGGCCCGCCAGTTGTGGCCTGGGAGGCGGTGGCTTCATGGTGATCTGGGATGCCGAGCAACAAAAATCAATGGTTATTGATTATCGAGAACGCGCACCGGCTGCTGCCACACCCGATATGTATTCGCGTCTGCCTGGTACCGATGCACAACGTCAACTGGCCAGTCGTCAGGGGCCACTGGCAGTGGCGGTTCCTTGTAACGTCGCTGGACTGTGCTATGCGGTGAAAGAGTATGGCAAGCTGGATTTGAAGACGGTGATGCAGCCTGCGATTCTGATGGCCCGTCGTGGCGTTCCGATTAATGACCACATGCGATCCGTACAGAAATCCATGTTGGCCCGCATGAAACAAGGTAAACTGGACCAGAAAGAGTTTCAGCCACTCATCGATGAATATCTGAATCATGGCAAACCGTGGGAAGAGAAAGCGCGTTTTTTCAGTCCCCAGTTGAAGGTGCTGGAACTGATTGCGGAAAATGGTCGTGCCGGTTTTTATGAAGGACCTGTGGCGGATGCGATTGTTGCGACCTGCGGGAAGCAGGGGGGCGGGATTCTGACCCTGCAGGATTTAAAGGATACCGAGCCCATCATTCGCAAGCCTCTTACTACCAGTTTCGATGGATATCAGATTCTGACAATGCCTCCCCCTTCCAGTGGAGGAATCGCGATTATTGAGTCCTTCAATATGATTGATGCTCTGGAAAAGCAGGTCCTGAAACACCCTTTTGCCGATCTTAAATTTCATTCTCCTCAGGAACTTCACTATCTGACGGAGGTGATGAAACACGCGTTTGCCGATCGAGCCGAATATCTGGGTGATGCAGACTTTGTACCTGTTCCGTTGGAGCGGTTAACAGACCCGAAATACGCTTCCCGCCTGGCGGCCCGCATTGACGCAAAGCAGACTAAAAAACTGAAAGACTATGGACGGTATATTCCTCCTAAAGATAGTGGAACGAGCCACTTATCAGTTATGGATGCAGCCGGCAATGCGGTGGCGTGTACCGAGACCATAAACCTCACATTTGGAAGTTACGTTGTGATCCCGAAATACGGGATTGTGATGAATAACGAAATGGATGATTTTGCTGCCATCCCCGGGAAACCCAATGCCTTCGGCCTGCTTCAGAGTAAAGCCAACGAAATCGAACCAGGGAAGAAACCACTTTCCAGTATGTCGCCTACGATTGCAGTCAAAGATGGTAAAGCGGTTTTTTCTGCAGGTGCCTCTGGAGGCCCGCGCATCATTTCCAGCACACTGCAGGTGATGTTGAACATGATTATTTTCGGAATGGAGCCGGAGCAGGCCGTTGAGTCTCCCCGTATTCACCATCAATGGGTACCGGAAGACCTGCTTTTGGAACAGGTGCTTTATAAGCAGGCAGGAGAGCAACTGAAGCAGTTCGGTCACACAATCAAGAAGAGTTCCAGTCTGGCTGCCACCCAGGCGGTCTCACGTCAATCAGACGGATTGCGAGGACACAGTGATACACGCAAACATGGTGCTGCTGCCGGCTATTGA
- the mtaB gene encoding tRNA (N(6)-L-threonylcarbamoyladenosine(37)-C(2))-methylthiotransferase MtaB, whose product MTLTQLQTPGKDKTCQLVTLGCKVNQYETQLVKEALEKNGYREAGEAETADLCVVNTCTVTATGDSKGRKLIRNLAKNNPGTKILVMGCYATRDPKTVSELPGVFEVVTDKRELPDILERHGIVDMPTGISEFEGRKRAYVKVQDGCILRCTYCIIPSVRPGLQSRSPEDIEAEVRRLVDNGFKEIVLTGIHVGHFGVDTTRGKSGKPPFRLWHLFRKLDQIPGDWRMRLSSVETAEINDDFISAAADCEHLCPQFHPSLQSGSDTVLRRMKRRYHVSRFLEKLQKMRERLNHPSFTTDVIVGFPGETDAEFAETMQACEEAAFMKIHIFPFSARKGTPAATYEDQVSPEIRQERCAQLADLERSLAQKFYHTLIDRDLEVMIERECDGRPGWVRGTDRWYAPVVCQGTKADLGKFVYARGSRDYLEFLEADRISP is encoded by the coding sequence ATGACACTCACCCAACTTCAAACTCCCGGAAAAGATAAAACCTGCCAGTTGGTAACACTGGGCTGCAAGGTGAATCAGTACGAAACACAACTGGTCAAAGAAGCGCTTGAGAAAAACGGCTATCGCGAAGCAGGGGAAGCGGAAACCGCTGATCTCTGTGTCGTCAATACCTGCACAGTCACTGCCACCGGTGATTCCAAGGGACGAAAACTGATTCGGAATCTTGCGAAGAATAATCCGGGAACGAAAATTCTGGTGATGGGCTGTTACGCCACTCGAGATCCCAAAACGGTTTCTGAGCTACCTGGAGTATTCGAAGTCGTAACTGATAAACGAGAACTGCCCGACATACTGGAACGGCATGGTATCGTCGATATGCCCACAGGGATTTCCGAATTTGAAGGACGAAAACGAGCGTATGTGAAAGTGCAGGATGGTTGTATCCTGCGTTGCACCTACTGTATTATCCCGTCTGTTCGACCAGGTCTGCAAAGTCGATCTCCTGAGGACATTGAGGCTGAAGTTCGTCGGCTGGTCGATAACGGTTTCAAAGAAATCGTGCTCACAGGAATCCACGTCGGTCATTTTGGGGTCGACACAACACGTGGAAAATCAGGTAAGCCTCCATTTCGGCTCTGGCATCTGTTTCGTAAACTGGATCAGATCCCCGGTGACTGGAGAATGCGTCTCTCCAGTGTGGAAACAGCAGAGATTAATGATGATTTTATCTCAGCTGCCGCTGATTGCGAACATCTGTGTCCACAATTCCACCCTTCACTCCAGAGTGGTTCTGATACCGTCCTGCGCCGTATGAAACGTCGCTACCATGTCAGCCGTTTTCTGGAAAAACTGCAAAAGATGCGTGAACGACTGAATCACCCCTCCTTCACAACAGATGTAATTGTCGGATTTCCTGGTGAAACAGACGCAGAATTTGCAGAGACCATGCAGGCCTGTGAAGAGGCAGCCTTCATGAAAATTCACATCTTCCCTTTCAGTGCCCGTAAAGGGACACCGGCTGCAACATATGAGGATCAGGTATCACCTGAGATTCGACAGGAACGCTGTGCACAACTTGCGGACCTGGAACGCTCGCTGGCACAAAAGTTCTATCACACTTTAATTGATCGCGATCTCGAAGTAATGATTGAACGCGAATGTGACGGGCGACCCGGCTGGGTTCGTGGTACCGATCGCTGGTACGCTCCCGTGGTCTGTCAGGGAACAAAAGCAGACCTGGGAAAATTCGTTTATGCACGAGGCAGTAGAGACTACCTCGAATTTCTCGAAGCAGATCGAATCTCTCCCTGA
- a CDS encoding thymidylate kinase — protein MAVIIAIEGIDGSGKGTQAARLHARCQAEGIKTSLIGFPRYDQTLFGKSIGDFLNGRFGELDEVNPFLASLLYAGDRFESRSHILNTIETSDVVIFDRYIPSNVAHQGAKLSGAERSEFIEWIEQIEYAIYKMPRLNLAILLDLPADYAQKLIAEKQARSYTEKVADLQEADQTYLANVREVYLQLAEENQHWQKIQCLQKETLRSIEEISDEIWSYVSKLI, from the coding sequence GTGGCAGTCATTATTGCAATCGAAGGAATTGATGGTTCTGGAAAAGGAACTCAGGCAGCCAGGTTACACGCCCGCTGTCAGGCGGAAGGAATCAAAACCAGCCTGATCGGCTTTCCCCGTTACGACCAGACATTATTCGGTAAATCGATTGGGGACTTCCTGAACGGACGGTTTGGTGAGTTGGATGAAGTCAACCCGTTTCTCGCTTCATTGCTATATGCCGGCGATCGTTTTGAATCCCGGTCCCATATTCTGAACACCATCGAGACCAGCGATGTCGTGATTTTTGACCGCTACATCCCTTCAAATGTGGCTCACCAGGGAGCAAAACTTTCCGGTGCTGAACGGAGTGAGTTCATCGAATGGATTGAGCAGATTGAATATGCCATTTATAAAATGCCTCGTTTGAACCTCGCGATTCTTCTCGATCTGCCTGCAGACTATGCACAAAAACTGATCGCTGAAAAACAGGCACGCTCATATACCGAGAAAGTTGCTGACCTGCAGGAAGCAGATCAGACTTACCTCGCAAATGTAAGAGAAGTCTATCTTCAACTGGCTGAAGAAAATCAGCACTGGCAGAAAATTCAATGCCTGCAGAAAGAGACGCTCAGGTCTATCGAGGAGATTAGCGACGAAATCTGGTCGTATGTTAGCAAGTTAATCTGA
- a CDS encoding NAD(P)/FAD-dependent oxidoreductase, producing MSLKVTNIRLPVEFPEQELAEKIAEQLGINANEIQNYRILRKSLDARSRHDLRFVYSAEVILPDEAGVLKKLRDDSSVQGYTEAPFHDPGCGAQPLEERPVVVGSGPAGLLAGYFLALKGYRPLILERGFPVKERVPEIRRFDRGEDFHRENNYLFGEGGAGCFSDGKLTCRLSGPDVQWVLDRFVDCGARSSIVYEHRPHLGSNKLPMICRNFRRKIDSLGGEFRFECRLEGLDVVDGQVQGVMTSSGYIKTSHVILGIGHSARDTYQMLYELGVPMFRKAFQLGLRIEQPQEQVNQHKYGREEYLSLLGAADYTMITKGKRDLYTFCMCAGGIVMPSVSEPEMFCTNGMSNSRHDTGYANSGVMTTIYPEEFGSEHPLAGVELQRKYEAVAYALGNKNYLCPIQRAGDFLNQKKTDSNFSYSGTYQRGVVATELHQVLPPVVLSQIENGLPVMDQKWRGAFLANAVLVGPEMRGSSPVRIDRERDTYQAPGFRGLYPVGEGAGYAGGIVSAAVDGLLSAKKLVEEFAPPGTTAEKLIHHQ from the coding sequence ATGTCACTTAAAGTCACAAACATCCGCCTGCCAGTTGAATTTCCCGAACAAGAACTAGCGGAAAAAATTGCAGAACAACTGGGCATCAATGCGAATGAGATTCAAAACTATCGTATTCTCCGGAAGAGTCTGGACGCACGCTCCAGGCATGATTTGCGATTCGTCTATTCTGCAGAAGTGATTCTCCCTGATGAAGCAGGCGTTTTGAAAAAGCTGCGGGATGATTCCTCAGTTCAGGGGTATACTGAAGCGCCTTTTCATGATCCTGGTTGTGGTGCACAGCCGCTGGAAGAACGGCCTGTCGTTGTCGGCTCGGGACCTGCCGGTCTGCTGGCGGGATATTTTCTGGCCCTCAAAGGGTACCGTCCTCTCATTCTCGAGCGTGGTTTCCCTGTCAAAGAACGGGTCCCTGAAATCAGACGTTTTGACAGGGGAGAAGATTTCCATAGAGAGAATAACTACCTGTTCGGCGAAGGAGGAGCAGGCTGTTTCAGTGATGGGAAACTGACCTGTCGTTTGAGTGGTCCGGATGTGCAATGGGTTCTCGACCGTTTTGTGGACTGTGGTGCACGTTCCAGTATCGTTTACGAGCATCGTCCCCATCTGGGTAGTAATAAACTTCCCATGATCTGCCGCAATTTTCGCCGCAAGATCGATTCGCTGGGCGGTGAATTTCGTTTCGAATGTCGTCTGGAAGGATTGGATGTTGTAGACGGTCAGGTACAGGGAGTCATGACATCATCAGGTTATATAAAGACGTCACATGTGATTCTGGGTATCGGACACAGTGCGCGTGATACTTATCAGATGTTGTATGAACTGGGCGTTCCCATGTTTCGTAAAGCGTTTCAACTGGGTCTTAGAATTGAACAACCTCAGGAACAGGTCAATCAGCATAAATATGGTCGCGAAGAGTACCTGTCGCTTCTGGGTGCCGCCGACTATACCATGATCACTAAGGGAAAACGTGACCTCTATACGTTTTGCATGTGTGCAGGAGGGATCGTGATGCCCAGCGTTTCAGAACCGGAGATGTTCTGTACGAATGGTATGAGTAATTCGCGACACGATACCGGTTACGCCAACAGTGGTGTCATGACGACGATTTATCCCGAAGAATTTGGCAGCGAACATCCTCTGGCGGGAGTCGAACTGCAGAGGAAATATGAGGCAGTGGCATATGCATTGGGAAATAAAAATTATCTTTGTCCGATACAGCGCGCGGGAGATTTCCTGAACCAGAAGAAGACCGATTCGAATTTTTCTTACAGCGGCACTTATCAGCGGGGGGTGGTTGCCACGGAGCTACATCAAGTTCTGCCGCCAGTGGTTCTTTCACAGATAGAAAACGGATTGCCTGTCATGGATCAGAAATGGCGTGGCGCATTCCTGGCGAACGCAGTACTGGTTGGTCCGGAAATGCGGGGTAGTTCTCCCGTTCGCATCGATCGGGAACGAGATACTTACCAGGCTCCCGGTTTTCGCGGGTTATATCCCGTTGGAGAAGGTGCCGGCTACGCAGGCGGAATTGTTTCTGCAGCCGTTGATGGACTTCTGAGTGCCAAGAAACTGGTGGAGGAATTTGCCCCGCCAGGAACTACAGCGGAAAAACTTATTCACCATCAATGA